In a genomic window of Candidatus Omnitrophota bacterium:
- the bamA gene encoding outer membrane protein assembly factor BamA, whose protein sequence is MKKIFCLMIFCCLGLALTSFCFAQYDTAESKMDDSLLEEQKGETPAKKQMDEFLSEEQADQDKTSKIVKVIDIQGNKTIGTTAILAKIKIRVGDEYSSNIAGDDIKRLFNTGYFSDVAIEKEDYEGGVKVIIYLTEKPVIDKITFSKTTYYSTRALTLKIESKEGRFFDRKNLKEDKKIIADLYAKKGLTDVVIDVDVTTDEQNSKVTLHYIIEEGQRVKIKKINISGNKFFSYKQIIRAIKTRADSLFTSGYLKSDILEEDMERIAFLYADDGFLDAKATYAIEQVEKSKLIINISVEEGKQYFVGDIVFEGNDIVFTDKEIVEALGELKSDETFTPKKMDEAISRLNSNYFDKGYIFVNIQDATSINPETGKVDVRLNIQEGDIAYVNKINIQGNTRTRDIVVRRELRLKPGDVFDGAKLRRSKERLKNLGYFEEIDYDVQDTSYSNKKDLVVQVKEAKTGSFSFGGGYSTVDQLVGFFEIEQKNFDFANWPTFTGGGQDILVRAELGSVRNNARLSFTEPWIFDYPISGGFDLYQTKTDRESDTGYAYDEERTGGDLRLGKQLTEYLSAGTVYRMEEITISNLDTSAGSELQKEVGTNTISSLSFSLTHDSRDNIFSPTKGLVLGGTFDYAGGFLGGDKNFYRIQTRTSYLVPILDDTVLEFRLRTGLVTAFGDSDEVPIYERFFAGGARTIRGYDERKVGPLDSATNDPIGGDSLLIFNVEYTIPLVDFIKLATFFDVGNVWTDMEDFGTGDLKSGTGLGLRIKTPIGPINLDYGYPLNDVSGEDDRTGKFYFSISRSF, encoded by the coding sequence ATGAAAAAGATATTTTGCCTAATGATTTTTTGCTGTTTAGGATTAGCGCTAACAAGTTTTTGTTTTGCTCAGTATGATACGGCAGAAAGCAAAATGGATGATTCTCTTTTAGAAGAACAAAAGGGTGAAACTCCTGCAAAAAAACAAATGGATGAATTTCTTTCAGAAGAGCAAGCAGATCAGGATAAAACGTCTAAAATCGTTAAGGTTATTGATATTCAAGGAAATAAAACAATTGGTACAACCGCTATTTTAGCAAAAATTAAAATACGAGTTGGAGATGAGTATTCATCAAATATTGCTGGAGATGATATTAAAAGACTTTTTAATACTGGATATTTTTCTGATGTTGCTATTGAAAAAGAAGATTATGAAGGTGGTGTAAAAGTTATTATTTATTTAACGGAAAAGCCTGTGATCGATAAAATTACATTTTCAAAGACAACTTATTATAGTACGCGTGCATTGACATTAAAAATTGAGAGCAAAGAAGGACGTTTCTTTGACCGAAAGAATTTGAAAGAAGACAAAAAGATTATAGCAGATTTGTATGCCAAGAAAGGTTTGACAGATGTTGTCATTGACGTTGATGTAACGACTGATGAGCAGAACAGCAAGGTGACGCTTCATTATATTATTGAGGAAGGCCAGCGGGTTAAGATTAAAAAGATTAATATTTCAGGAAATAAATTTTTTAGCTATAAACAAATAATCCGTGCGATAAAAACTAGGGCAGATTCTCTTTTTACTTCTGGGTATTTAAAGAGTGATATTTTAGAAGAAGACATGGAGCGTATCGCATTTCTTTATGCGGATGATGGCTTTTTAGATGCAAAAGCGACATATGCTATTGAACAGGTTGAAAAATCAAAACTGATTATCAACATTAGCGTTGAAGAAGGAAAACAGTATTTTGTTGGGGATATCGTTTTTGAAGGTAATGACATTGTTTTTACAGATAAAGAAATTGTTGAGGCCTTAGGAGAGCTAAAGTCAGATGAGACGTTTACGCCTAAAAAAATGGACGAAGCAATTTCTCGTCTTAATTCGAATTATTTTGATAAAGGATATATCTTTGTTAATATTCAGGACGCAACTTCGATTAATCCTGAAACAGGAAAAGTGGATGTGCGTCTTAACATCCAAGAGGGTGATATTGCGTATGTGAATAAAATCAATATTCAAGGAAATACAAGGACGAGAGATATCGTTGTTCGTCGTGAATTGCGCTTAAAGCCAGGAGATGTTTTTGATGGGGCTAAGCTGCGTCGCAGCAAAGAGCGTTTGAAGAATTTAGGATATTTTGAAGAAATTGATTATGACGTTCAAGATACGTCTTATTCGAATAAAAAAGATTTAGTTGTTCAGGTTAAGGAGGCTAAAACAGGGAGTTTTAGTTTTGGTGGCGGATATAGTACCGTCGATCAATTGGTTGGTTTTTTTGAGATTGAACAAAAGAATTTTGATTTTGCAAATTGGCCAACATTCACAGGAGGAGGTCAGGATATTTTGGTTCGTGCCGAACTTGGTTCTGTGCGTAATAATGCACGTTTAAGCTTTACCGAGCCATGGATTTTTGATTATCCAATATCAGGTGGGTTTGATCTTTACCAAACAAAAACTGATCGTGAGTCAGACACAGGCTATGCGTATGACGAAGAGCGAACTGGAGGCGATCTTCGCCTTGGAAAACAGCTAACAGAATATTTGTCTGCAGGGACAGTATATCGCATGGAAGAAATCACAATTAGTAATTTGGATACGAGTGCTGGTTCTGAGTTGCAAAAAGAGGTTGGAACAAATACGATAAGTTCGTTAAGTTTTAGTTTAACGCATGATTCTCGCGATAATATTTTTAGTCCAACAAAAGGACTTGTTTTAGGGGGAACTTTTGATTATGCGGGTGGATTTCTAGGAGGTGACAAGAATTTTTATCGCATCCAAACAAGGACAAGTTATTTGGTCCCGATATTAGATGATACAGTTTTAGAATTTCGCCTAAGAACGGGATTGGTTACTGCTTTTGGTGATTCTGACGAGGTTCCAATTTATGAACGTTTTTTTGCTGGTGGAGCCAGGACAATCCGAGGGTATGACGAAAGAAAGGTTGGTCCTCTTGATTCAGCAACAAATGATCCTATTGGAGGAGATAGCTTGTTGATTTTCAATGTTGAATACACTATTCCTTTGGTTGATTTTATTAAACTTGCAACATTTTTTGATGTTGGTAACGTTTGGACAGATATGGAAGACTTTGGAACAGGAGATTTAAAATCAGGAACAGGTTTAGGGCTTCGGATCAAGACGCCAATTGGCCCGATTAATTTAGATTACGGATATCCTCTCAATGATGTGTCAGGAGAAGATGACAGAACAGGAAAGTTTTATTTCAGCATTAGTCGATCGTTTTAA
- a CDS encoding OmpH family outer membrane protein, with amino-acid sequence MKKVIGLFLAMILALSLTTVSYAQSSLRIAYVNLSRVFDEYSKTSNYDQTLEKKSTEYQKERNKKLEKIQEAERKLVLLKEEEKEKLKIEIDKNKNDLIEFDREKQTDLRKERDEKIREILLEIEEVVKVYAEKEKYDIILNDRVLIYGSKELEITEKVLDILNKKN; translated from the coding sequence ATGAAAAAAGTTATTGGTTTGTTCTTGGCAATGATTTTAGCATTATCATTAACAACGGTTAGCTATGCACAGTCTTCTCTTAGAATTGCATATGTTAATCTGAGTCGTGTTTTTGATGAATATTCTAAAACAAGTAATTATGATCAAACGTTAGAAAAGAAGAGCACAGAATATCAAAAGGAACGAAACAAAAAGCTTGAGAAAATTCAAGAAGCAGAGCGTAAACTTGTTTTGCTTAAAGAGGAAGAAAAAGAAAAATTAAAAATAGAAATTGATAAGAATAAAAATGATCTTATTGAGTTTGATCGTGAGAAACAAACAGATTTGCGCAAAGAGCGTGATGAGAAAATTCGTGAAATCTTGTTAGAAATTGAAGAAGTTGTTAAGGTTTATGCCGAGAAGGAAAAATACGATATTATTTTAAACGATCGTGTTTTAATTTATGGTAGTAAAGAATTAGAGATCACTGAAAAAGTTTTGGATATTCTTAACAAAAAGAATTAA
- the lpxD gene encoding UDP-3-O-(3-hydroxymyristoyl)glucosamine N-acyltransferase: MQKTLAEIAQLIDGKVLGDEKVFVTGISGIKEAREGDITFVADPKYFPLIEETKASAIIVSENILSTKKNLICTKDPSFAFSKLAVSVVGDLSHHIQGIHPTAVIADDAVIGKNVCIGPHAVIQSKVEVGDNSIVYSGCFIGYETKIGTKCLIYPNVTIRERAMIGNNVIIHSGTVIGSDGFGFNEVGGAHEKIPQIGTVVIEDDVEIGSNVTVDRARFDKTFIGKGTKIDNLVQIAHNVTIGRHCIIISQTGISGSVQLGDRVTIAGQVGIAGHLTIGEGTIVAARSGVTKSIAPKMIVSGFPAKPHDKAKRINAAVQRLPEYVKTINDLKKRIEILEQNQK; the protein is encoded by the coding sequence ATGCAAAAAACTCTTGCTGAAATCGCACAGCTAATTGATGGAAAAGTCTTGGGAGATGAAAAGGTTTTTGTTACAGGTATCTCCGGAATTAAAGAGGCCAGGGAGGGAGATATCACCTTTGTGGCTGACCCAAAGTATTTTCCTTTAATCGAAGAGACAAAAGCTTCGGCGATTATCGTGTCTGAAAATATTTTATCAACAAAGAAAAATTTGATTTGCACAAAAGATCCATCTTTTGCATTTTCTAAGCTAGCAGTTAGTGTTGTTGGTGATTTGTCTCATCATATTCAAGGTATTCATCCAACAGCTGTTATTGCAGATGATGCTGTGATTGGCAAAAATGTCTGCATTGGCCCTCATGCGGTTATTCAAAGTAAAGTTGAAGTTGGAGACAATAGTATTGTCTATAGCGGATGCTTTATCGGATATGAGACTAAGATCGGAACAAAATGTTTGATTTATCCGAATGTGACAATCCGAGAGCGAGCTATGATCGGCAATAACGTGATTATTCATTCCGGAACAGTGATCGGATCTGATGGTTTTGGATTTAATGAAGTTGGCGGCGCGCATGAAAAGATTCCTCAAATTGGGACTGTTGTGATTGAAGATGATGTGGAGATTGGTTCTAACGTCACTGTTGATCGTGCGCGATTTGATAAGACGTTTATTGGCAAAGGGACAAAAATTGATAATTTGGTTCAGATTGCACATAATGTTACCATTGGCCGTCATTGTATTATTATTTCACAAACAGGTATTTCTGGTAGTGTTCAATTAGGAGATCGAGTGACGATTGCTGGTCAAGTCGGCATTGCTGGACATTTAACAATAGGGGAAGGAACTATTGTTGCTGCCCGTTCAGGCGTGACAAAATCAATTGCTCCCAAAATGATTGTTTCGGGATTTCCGGCTAAGCCACATGATAAGGCAAAAAGAATTAATGCTGCGGTTCAGCGTTTACCCGAATACGTGAAGACCATTAATGATTTGAAAAAAAGAATTGAAATTCTTGAACAAAATCAGAAATAA
- a CDS encoding bifunctional UDP-3-O-[3-hydroxymyristoyl] N-acetylglucosamine deacetylase/3-hydroxyacyl-ACP dehydratase, translating to MNRKQKTIKKEVSVEGIGLHTGKKVKLLFRPAEKNTGIQFVRVDLAEHPVIEANCSAIVDGKGMPRCTSIGRDGVIIHTVEHVMAALYGMEIDNIIIEINGEELPGLDGSCIEFLKALKVVGVVEQDALKEVFEVKEPIWVEDKGASIFIVPSDSFRISYTLDYDHPALSAQVFNKKIDGTIFEEQIACSRTFCLESEAKALQEKGLGKGANYTNTLVVGDDGVKENTLRSPEEFARHKVLDFIGDLYLLGMPICGHVVAMKSGHNLNRKLLQRISEQKEKYASQFVETGHEFAGKTVLDINDIQKILPHRYPFLFVDRVVELEPGKRAVAIKNVTANEGFFQGHFPGKPVMPGVLMVEAMAQVGGIAVLTDPQNKGKLALFMAIDKVKFRKVVEPGDQLVFEVDVMRCKSRIAQVRGVAKTGDKVVVEAELMFSFTDFSYLDN from the coding sequence ATGAATCGAAAACAAAAAACAATTAAAAAAGAAGTTTCTGTTGAGGGCATTGGTCTTCATACAGGAAAAAAGGTAAAGCTTCTTTTTAGACCAGCAGAAAAGAATACAGGGATTCAGTTTGTAAGAGTTGATCTTGCCGAGCATCCGGTGATTGAGGCAAATTGTTCAGCTATTGTTGATGGAAAGGGAATGCCGCGCTGTACTTCTATTGGTAGAGACGGAGTTATTATTCATACTGTTGAACATGTGATGGCAGCGCTTTATGGCATGGAAATTGATAATATTATTATTGAAATTAACGGAGAGGAATTGCCAGGGCTTGATGGAAGTTGTATTGAGTTTTTAAAAGCTTTGAAGGTTGTTGGTGTTGTTGAACAAGATGCGCTAAAGGAAGTTTTTGAAGTTAAAGAGCCGATTTGGGTTGAAGACAAAGGGGCTTCTATTTTTATTGTTCCTTCAGATAGTTTTAGAATTTCATATACGTTGGATTATGATCACCCTGCTTTGTCTGCTCAAGTTTTTAATAAAAAGATTGATGGGACAATTTTTGAAGAACAAATTGCTTGCTCGAGAACTTTTTGTTTAGAAAGTGAGGCGAAAGCGCTTCAAGAAAAAGGATTGGGAAAAGGCGCTAATTATACAAATACGCTTGTTGTTGGGGATGATGGCGTTAAGGAGAATACGCTTCGCTCTCCTGAAGAATTTGCTAGACATAAAGTTTTAGATTTTATTGGAGACTTGTATCTTTTAGGAATGCCGATTTGTGGGCATGTGGTTGCTATGAAAAGTGGGCATAATTTAAATCGAAAGCTTTTGCAAAGAATTTCTGAACAAAAAGAAAAATATGCTTCTCAATTTGTAGAAACGGGCCATGAATTCGCTGGTAAGACGGTTCTTGATATTAACGATATACAGAAAATATTGCCACATCGTTATCCTTTCTTGTTTGTAGATCGCGTTGTTGAGCTTGAGCCCGGAAAGCGAGCTGTTGCTATTAAGAATGTAACTGCAAATGAAGGATTTTTTCAGGGACATTTTCCTGGAAAACCTGTTATGCCAGGAGTTCTTATGGTTGAGGCGATGGCGCAAGTTGGAGGTATTGCCGTATTAACAGATCCTCAGAATAAAGGCAAGTTGGCTCTTTTTATGGCAATTGATAAAGTTAAGTTTAGAAAAGTTGTAGAACCTGGCGATCAACTTGTTTTTGAAGTCGATGTGATGCGATGCAAATCTCGCATTGCGCAGGTTAGGGGTGTTGCTAAAACAGGTGACAAGGTTGTTGTTGAGGCAGAATTAATGTTTTCATTTACGGATTTTTCTTATTTAGACAATTGA
- the lpxA gene encoding acyl-ACP--UDP-N-acetylglucosamine O-acyltransferase, whose product MKIHKTAIIHSKAKIDKTVIVGPYASIGEGVVLSDGVKIGQGCVVQGNTTIGKNCTLFTGAVIGSIPQDRKYKEEEKTYLEIGEDNIFREYVTVNPGTGEGGKTVIGNNNLLMAYSHVAHDCVIGDNCTLANVGTLAGHVTLEDGAVVGGLTAIHQFVRLGKLSIIGGCSKVVQDIPPFSTCDGHPARVYGLNSIGLKRANFSLEIVRLLKQAFKLLFFSNLIKKHAVEEIKKKVSLTEEIQHLINFVESSKRGLCS is encoded by the coding sequence ATGAAAATACATAAAACAGCGATTATCCATTCTAAGGCAAAAATAGACAAAACAGTCATTGTAGGACCTTATGCGTCTATTGGGGAAGGTGTTGTTTTATCTGATGGTGTAAAAATAGGGCAGGGTTGTGTCGTCCAAGGAAATACAACGATAGGAAAGAATTGTACATTGTTTACAGGGGCAGTTATTGGAAGCATTCCTCAGGATCGAAAATATAAGGAAGAGGAAAAGACTTATCTTGAGATTGGAGAAGATAATATTTTTCGTGAGTATGTAACTGTTAATCCTGGAACAGGCGAAGGCGGAAAAACTGTTATTGGAAACAATAATCTTTTGATGGCCTATTCTCATGTGGCGCATGATTGTGTTATTGGAGATAATTGTACGCTTGCTAATGTTGGAACTCTTGCTGGTCATGTAACATTAGAAGATGGAGCTGTCGTCGGTGGTTTGACGGCTATTCATCAATTTGTTCGATTAGGAAAGCTTTCAATTATTGGTGGATGTTCTAAGGTTGTGCAAGATATTCCGCCTTTTTCAACGTGCGATGGGCATCCAGCGCGTGTGTATGGATTGAATTCTATTGGCTTAAAGCGCGCCAATTTTTCTTTAGAAATAGTGAGACTTTTAAAGCAAGCTTTTAAATTATTATTTTTTTCTAATTTAATAAAAAAGCATGCTGTTGAAGAAATCAAAAAGAAAGTTTCGCTTACTGAGGAAATTCAGCATCTTATTAATTTTGTTGAGAGTTCCAAAAGAGGACTTTGCAGTTAA
- the lpxI gene encoding UDP-2,3-diacylglucosamine diphosphatase LpxI (LpxI, functionally equivalent to LpxH, replaces it in LPS biosynthesis in a minority of bacteria.), with the protein MDKENKENKKNLGLIAGNGKFPFLFAREARRQGCRVTAVAIKGDTSILLTPFVDKIFWSGAGELKKLFEFFKSENIEDVVMAGQVSQRNLFDENLPIDEEFKNLFDAIKDRKADTIFSAIADALKQNGMMLLDSTVFLKDYLASKGTITKRGPSQQELDDIEFGVIIAKQMGELDVGQTVVIKDKAIVAIEAMEGTDQAILRGGRIAQKKAVVVKASKPNQDLRFDVPVVGARTIKNMIKAKASCLAIEAGKTIVIDEDRCLRLANKHNICIVGI; encoded by the coding sequence ATGGATAAAGAAAATAAAGAAAATAAAAAGAATCTTGGGCTCATTGCGGGAAACGGAAAGTTTCCCTTTCTTTTTGCTCGCGAGGCTCGACGACAAGGATGCCGAGTGACAGCGGTTGCGATTAAAGGAGATACGTCTATTTTGCTCACGCCGTTTGTTGATAAGATTTTTTGGTCAGGGGCAGGAGAACTTAAAAAACTTTTTGAATTTTTTAAAAGTGAAAACATCGAAGATGTGGTTATGGCAGGTCAGGTAAGCCAAAGAAATCTTTTTGATGAGAATCTTCCGATTGATGAGGAGTTCAAAAATCTTTTTGATGCAATTAAGGATCGAAAAGCAGATACTATTTTTTCTGCGATAGCAGATGCTTTAAAGCAAAATGGAATGATGCTTTTAGATTCGACTGTATTTTTGAAAGATTATTTAGCTTCAAAAGGAACGATTACTAAAAGGGGCCCGAGTCAACAAGAGCTTGATGACATTGAGTTTGGAGTTATTATTGCAAAACAGATGGGAGAGCTAGATGTTGGACAGACTGTTGTGATAAAAGATAAGGCGATTGTTGCGATTGAAGCGATGGAAGGAACAGATCAGGCAATTTTGCGTGGAGGAAGAATTGCGCAAAAAAAAGCTGTTGTAGTTAAAGCAAGTAAGCCGAATCAAGATTTACGATTTGATGTTCCGGTGGTAGGCGCAAGAACAATAAAAAATATGATTAAAGCAAAAGCTTCTTGTCTTGCGATTGAGGCTGGAAAGACGATTGTGATTGACGAAGATCGCTGTTTGCGATTAGCGAATAAGCATAATATTTGCATTGTGGGTATATAA
- the thiE gene encoding thiamine phosphate synthase, protein MQKLKDHSLYFVTGEEYSGSKTTKEVVLDAILGGVDIVQMREKKKSKNELLALGQKLKEICQINNVLFIVNDDPFLTKELNADGVHLGQQDIEKYPIEQARAILGNERIIGVSTHSIEQFQNAQNQDCDYLAFGPIFYTKTKDYFIGLNDVKNVLEVARKPVVFIGGINLENIDCLLEEGARNIAVIRCIAASEDVVKSTKELKNKIMRKAKR, encoded by the coding sequence ATGCAAAAACTCAAAGACCATAGCTTATATTTCGTTACTGGAGAAGAATATAGCGGTTCAAAAACAACTAAAGAAGTTGTGCTAGACGCGATTTTGGGCGGAGTTGATATTGTTCAGATGCGGGAGAAGAAAAAGTCTAAAAATGAGCTTTTGGCTTTGGGCCAAAAGCTTAAAGAAATTTGCCAGATTAATAATGTTCTTTTTATTGTCAATGACGATCCTTTTTTGACCAAAGAACTTAATGCTGATGGGGTTCATTTGGGTCAGCAGGATATTGAAAAATATCCTATTGAACAGGCGCGGGCTATTTTAGGTAATGAAAGAATAATTGGTGTCTCAACGCATTCGATTGAACAATTTCAAAATGCACAAAATCAGGATTGCGATTATTTAGCTTTTGGCCCAATTTTCTATACAAAAACAAAAGATTATTTTATTGGCCTTAATGATGTTAAGAATGTTTTAGAAGTTGCCCGAAAGCCTGTTGTGTTTATTGGTGGGATTAATCTAGAGAATATTGATTGTCTTCTGGAAGAAGGGGCAAGAAACATCGCTGTGATTCGTTGTATTGCAGCGTCGGAGGATGTTGTGAAAAGTACAAAAGAATTAAAGAACAAAATTATGCGAAAGGCTAAAAGATGA
- the thiS gene encoding sulfur carrier protein ThiS: MKVRINGKEENIEVELTLLALLEQRGLSQKKIVVEHNAKIVDREDLSSLAIKEDDVIEIISFVGGG, translated from the coding sequence ATGAAAGTTCGCATTAATGGAAAAGAAGAAAATATAGAGGTTGAACTAACATTGTTAGCTCTTTTAGAGCAAAGAGGTTTGAGTCAAAAGAAAATTGTTGTTGAGCACAACGCAAAGATTGTAGATCGAGAAGATCTGTCTTCTTTGGCAATTAAAGAAGATGATGTTATTGAAATTATTAGTTTTGTTGGAGGAGGTTAA
- a CDS encoding thiazole synthase produces the protein MNDILKIADQNLESRLFIGTGKFPSKKIIKDVLETSGASVVTVALRRVDQDSEDENILDYIPKSCLLMPNTSGARNAEEAIRIARLSKAVGCGNWIKIEIISDNKYLLPDNFETIKATEILSKEGFVVLPYMSPDLMAAKRLVDAGAKAVMPLGAPIGSNRGLKTKELVRIMVNEINIPVIVDAGIGSPTQAAECMELGCDAVLVNTAVAIAEDPVSMARAFKLAVQAGRLGYLSGLGSTGSEASASSPLTGFLREEEKV, from the coding sequence GTGAATGATATTTTAAAGATTGCGGATCAAAATCTTGAAAGTCGTTTGTTTATTGGGACGGGGAAATTTCCAAGTAAAAAGATTATTAAAGATGTTTTAGAAACTTCAGGTGCGTCTGTTGTGACTGTTGCGCTCAGGCGCGTTGATCAAGATTCAGAGGATGAAAATATTTTAGATTATATTCCGAAAAGTTGTTTGTTGATGCCAAATACATCTGGAGCTCGCAACGCTGAGGAGGCGATTCGTATTGCACGTCTTTCTAAGGCTGTTGGTTGTGGCAATTGGATAAAGATTGAAATTATTTCGGATAATAAATATTTGCTTCCTGATAATTTTGAAACAATTAAGGCAACAGAAATTTTATCGAAAGAAGGATTTGTGGTTCTGCCTTATATGAGTCCTGACTTGATGGCTGCAAAAAGATTGGTTGATGCTGGTGCAAAAGCTGTGATGCCTTTGGGTGCACCGATTGGGAGTAATCGGGGACTTAAAACAAAAGAGTTGGTTCGCATCATGGTTAATGAAATAAACATTCCGGTTATTGTTGATGCTGGCATTGGAAGTCCGACGCAAGCGGCTGAGTGCATGGAACTTGGGTGCGATGCTGTTTTAGTCAATACCGCTGTTGCCATTGCCGAGGATCCTGTTTCGATGGCAAGAGCATTTAAGTTAGCGGTCCAAGCTGGGCGCCTTGGGTATCTTTCGGGTTTAGGTTCTACAGGAAGTGAGGCTAGCGCATCGTCGCCTTTAACTGGATTCTTAAGAGAGGAAGAAAAAGTTTAG
- the thiH gene encoding 2-iminoacetate synthase ThiH — protein MSFYDVYKQYKDFDIQNFFGNVESQMIQKALNVPNVSEYQFLSFLSSRAEPFLEQMATRSSQLTRQYFGKTIQLYTPMYVSNYCENECVYCGFNRKNKIQRKKLSFDEVKKEAEFISQTGLKHILLLTGSSRAQSPVGYVKECVKILQKYFSSVSLEVYTLTTDEYKELIDAGVDGLTVYQEVYDEVVYSQVHQAGPKSDYLFRLDAPERALSQRMRTVNIGVLLGLSQWQKEVFLLGLHAQYLQDKFFDSEISISLPRLRPAKGMFQPACVVEDKSIVQMILALRIFLPRLGITLSTRESAQFRENLLSLGITRMSAGSTTEVGGHTAIVDENKKNVQFEISDTRSVLQMIKFLEQKGYQPVLKDWMAI, from the coding sequence ATGAGCTTTTACGATGTTTATAAGCAATACAAGGATTTTGATATTCAGAATTTTTTTGGTAACGTTGAATCTCAGATGATTCAAAAAGCTTTGAATGTGCCCAATGTATCAGAGTATCAATTTCTTTCTTTTTTATCATCAAGGGCAGAACCTTTTTTAGAGCAAATGGCGACACGATCTAGTCAGCTAACTCGACAGTATTTTGGAAAAACAATTCAGCTATATACTCCAATGTATGTTTCAAATTATTGTGAGAATGAATGTGTTTATTGTGGGTTTAATCGAAAAAATAAAATTCAAAGAAAGAAATTAAGTTTTGATGAGGTTAAGAAGGAAGCTGAGTTTATCTCGCAGACAGGGCTAAAGCATATTCTTCTTTTGACGGGTAGCTCGCGCGCGCAAAGTCCTGTTGGATACGTGAAAGAATGTGTTAAGATTTTACAGAAATATTTTAGTTCCGTTTCGCTCGAGGTTTATACGTTAACAACCGATGAATACAAAGAGTTAATTGATGCTGGCGTTGATGGATTAACTGTTTATCAAGAAGTTTATGATGAAGTTGTTTATAGTCAAGTTCATCAGGCAGGACCTAAATCAGATTATTTGTTTCGTCTTGATGCACCAGAGAGAGCTTTAAGCCAAAGAATGCGCACGGTTAATATTGGCGTTTTGCTAGGGCTTTCCCAGTGGCAGAAAGAAGTTTTTTTGCTGGGGCTTCACGCACAATATTTACAAGACAAATTCTTTGATTCAGAAATAAGCATTTCTCTTCCGCGTTTGCGTCCTGCCAAAGGGATGTTTCAACCAGCTTGTGTTGTAGAGGACAAAAGCATTGTTCAGATGATTTTGGCGCTTCGTATTTTCTTGCCACGACTAGGAATCACATTGTCGACGAGAGAAAGTGCACAATTTCGAGAGAATTTATTATCGTTGGGTATTACGCGAATGTCGGCAGGATCAACAACTGAGGTTGGTGGACACACAGCTATTGTTGACGAGAATAAGAAAAATGTGCAATTTGAAATATCAGATACGCGCAGTGTTTTGCAGATGATAAAGTTTTTGGAACAAAAAGGATATCAGCCGGTTTTAAAAGATTGGATGGCGATTTAA
- the thiF gene encoding sulfur carrier protein ThiS adenylyltransferase ThiF: MANSFEQKLLEVFGEKKFQKIQSVKIGIAGAGGLGSNCAFNLVRAGFKNFCIVDFDLVEFSNLNRQFYFYDQKGMKKVEALSENLKRINPDISLEVSDRKIERNNIDDLFADCDVVVEAFDKAEYKSIFVEHFLKTDKFIVSASGLCGIGQSDEIKTHQIKKNFVLIGDLKTDSEENSPLSPRVNIAAAKQADAVLEHVLSL; the protein is encoded by the coding sequence ATGGCGAACAGTTTTGAGCAAAAACTTTTGGAAGTTTTTGGAGAAAAGAAGTTCCAGAAGATTCAATCGGTAAAAATCGGCATTGCTGGCGCCGGAGGACTGGGGTCTAATTGTGCGTTTAATTTGGTGCGCGCTGGATTTAAGAATTTTTGTATTGTGGACTTTGATTTGGTAGAGTTTTCAAACCTGAATCGACAATTTTATTTTTATGATCAAAAAGGAATGAAAAAAGTTGAAGCCTTAAGCGAAAATCTTAAACGAATTAATCCTGACATCAGTCTTGAGGTTTCTGATCGAAAGATCGAAAGAAACAATATTGATGATTTGTTCGCTGATTGCGATGTTGTTGTTGAGGCTTTTGATAAGGCGGAGTATAAAAGCATTTTTGTTGAACATTTCTTGAAGACAGATAAATTCATTGTTTCTGCCTCAGGCCTTTGCGGCATCGGGCAAAGCGATGAGATTAAAACGCATCAGATAAAAAAGAATTTTGTTCTTATTGGTGATCTGAAAACTGATAGCGAAGAGAACTCGCCGTTGTCTCCACGCGTTAATATTGCAGCTGCTAAACAAGCGGATGCTGTTTTAGAGCATGTTTTAAGCTTGTAA